The following proteins are co-located in the Apium graveolens cultivar Ventura chromosome 5, ASM990537v1, whole genome shotgun sequence genome:
- the LOC141723425 gene encoding receptor-like protein 44, which produces MSKYRVVLLLTTLQLLTLLTPTKPDPKDESCLTHLSQSLEDPNNNLQNWTKSTFSNPCTGFTSYLQGATCNNGRIYKLSLSNLSLKGSISPYLANCTNLQALDLSSNSLSGSIPTDLQYLVNLAVLNLSANHLSGSIPPQLAMCAYLNVIDLHDNVLTGPIPQQLGLLVRLTVLDVSNNKLSGPIPGNLGNRTGNLPRFNATSYEGNKDLYGYPLPPMKNKGLSILAIVGIGLGSGLLSLVLSFSAVCIWLRVTDRKTASSEQEGKITQLMPDY; this is translated from the coding sequence atgtctAAATACAGGGTGGTGTTATTACTAACCACACTCCAACTCCTCACACTTCTTACACCAACAAAACCAGATCCAAAAGACGAATCATGTTTAACTCATTTAAGCCAATCACTTGAAGACCCAAACAACAACTTACAAAACTGGACCAAATCCACTTTCTCAAACCCATGTACTGGCTTCACTTCTTATCTCCAAGGTGCCACTTGTAATAACGGCCGTATCTACAAACTCTCTCTCTCCAATCTCTCTCTAAAAGGCTCCATCTCTCCTTACTTAGCTAACTGCACCAATCTCCAAGCCCTCGACTTATCTTCCAACTCTCTCTCCGGTTCAATCCCAACTGATCTTCAATATCTCGTCAACTTAGCGGTTCTTAACCTCTCCGCTAATCATCTCTCTGGTTCAATCCCTCCACAGCTCGCCATGTGTGCGTATCTTAATGTTATAGATCTTCATGATAATGTGTTAACCGGTCCGATTCCTCAACAGCTGGGTTTATTAGTTAGACTAACGGTTCTTGATGTTTCGAATAATAAGCTGTCCGGTCCGATTCCGGGTAATCTTGGGAACCGGACCGGGAACTTACCGAGATTTAATGCGACGTCGTATGAGGGTAATAAGGATCTTTATGGGTACCCTTTACCGCCTATGAAGAATAAAGGGCTTTCGATTTTGGCCATTGTTGGGATTGGGCTTGGAAGTGGGCTTTTGAGTTTGGTCTTGAGCTTTAGTGCTGTGTGTATTTGGTTAAGAGTTACTGATCGCAAAACGGCGTCGTCTGAACAAGAAGGCAAAATTACACAGCTTATGCCTGATTATTAA